The Desmonostoc muscorum LEGE 12446 genome includes a region encoding these proteins:
- a CDS encoding O-antigen ligase family protein, with translation MLTNQRSMILRIGLIGVGIGSLTAFEPLYLGLVVGAIAVVFLFFARFEQTVLGLLILRSALDPFSAYQIPSLFAIAVDVLTLLYVAVTLLTGRIVRTDKFWWLFAGWVALQGLGVILIPLEEQGLDGGAFLDSIREWVRLFSWLMVYLLVMQLQDRIHPQKIISALFFALILPLTVATIQMLVPVSLLPAILQATKDPISGEISRINGTLGLSNTFATFLLLFIGLTYWKVNQSQRRWPWLILLGVLGFFYVNTKTLFSLMMLGILIMVLIAPRLSLINLIGGVFLFAVVIVLFGSTEFGQQRLTSLTQTPLLNPDLDISRAIILSHGDGNSFNWRLAQWSLLIQAWEQSPILGYGLASSRYLTIYNNYAHNDYVRALAEGGIFGLLAFLFFLGLQATHLIELLGRTSSTSAQQDLCRVLLAILAAVVVGMISENIWSHTTFFFYWWTLFAVAGWNWEWGVGEMREMGG, from the coding sequence ATATTGACTAATCAACGCTCGATGATACTGAGGATTGGGTTGATAGGTGTGGGGATTGGCTCACTCACAGCATTTGAGCCTCTTTATCTGGGGTTGGTGGTGGGCGCAATAGCGGTAGTTTTCTTATTCTTTGCCAGATTCGAGCAAACCGTACTCGGATTATTAATCTTGCGTAGTGCCCTCGATCCTTTCTCTGCTTACCAAATCCCTTCCCTATTCGCCATTGCTGTAGATGTCCTAACTTTACTTTATGTCGCAGTCACATTACTAACTGGTCGAATAGTACGTACTGATAAGTTTTGGTGGTTATTTGCAGGTTGGGTAGCTCTCCAGGGTTTAGGAGTAATACTCATACCTTTGGAAGAACAGGGGTTAGATGGTGGTGCTTTCCTAGACAGCATCCGCGAGTGGGTACGTCTTTTTTCTTGGCTGATGGTCTACTTGCTGGTGATGCAACTGCAAGACCGAATCCATCCCCAAAAGATTATTTCTGCATTATTTTTTGCTCTCATCTTGCCCCTGACGGTAGCAACAATCCAGATGCTTGTTCCCGTTTCGCTGCTACCAGCCATACTCCAAGCTACCAAAGACCCAATCTCTGGAGAAATTTCCCGAATTAATGGCACTCTTGGTCTGTCCAATACCTTCGCAACTTTTTTGTTGCTGTTCATTGGTTTAACTTATTGGAAAGTTAATCAGTCCCAGCGGCGTTGGCCTTGGCTAATATTGCTTGGTGTACTCGGCTTTTTCTATGTGAATACTAAAACTTTGTTTAGCTTGATGATGCTGGGTATTTTGATTATGGTTTTGATTGCGCCAAGATTGAGCCTGATTAATCTGATTGGTGGGGTATTTTTATTTGCGGTAGTTATAGTCTTATTTGGCAGCACCGAATTTGGGCAACAACGCCTCACTTCTCTAACTCAAACACCCCTGTTAAATCCAGATTTAGATATATCGCGGGCAATCATTTTGTCACACGGAGACGGCAATAGTTTTAACTGGCGGCTTGCTCAGTGGTCTTTACTTATACAGGCTTGGGAACAGTCACCTATTTTGGGATATGGTCTGGCGAGTAGCCGCTATTTAACTATTTACAATAACTACGCCCACAATGATTATGTCCGAGCGTTAGCAGAAGGCGGAATCTTTGGGCTTTTAGCTTTTCTATTCTTTCTTGGTCTTCAAGCTACACATTTGATTGAGTTACTTGGGCGGACTTCCTCTACTAGCGCTCAGCAAGACCTGTGTCGAGTATTGTTAGCTATCCTTGCAGCTGTGGTTGTCGGCATGATTAGTGAGAATATTTGGAGTCACACAACTTTCTTTTTCTACTGGTGGACTCTGTTTGCAGTTGCTGGTTGGAATTGGGAGTGGGGAGTGGGGGAGATGAGGGAGATGGGGGGATGA
- a CDS encoding Npun_R2821/Npun_R2822 family protein has translation MSRGIYIVANDRVIDNAIALLNSIRYYDPEVTIYLIPFNENYHKVAEQLSTLHNVQIFPDLEFIDKFTQRIGEIFDRDFLALPNKMRKLVAWFGPLDEFIYIDTDIVVFEKIADNLDKLAEVDFFCCDYHHANDKLRNIFSPLVKEQQIFSDTQLEDVFNSGFWAAKKGTITEEQMDETLRECATHREYFDFSEGVTDQPILNYLVLKLIAKRGNLVKIPGGGPGSWAGSRNFQQQDYALYDQGQRLKYLHWAGIRIKTGSPYWELWEHYRYLHEGKFAFIPKLTRRLFPFVATRT, from the coding sequence ATGAGCAGGGGAATTTATATCGTTGCCAATGATCGAGTTATCGATAATGCGATCGCCTTACTTAATAGTATTCGTTACTATGACCCAGAAGTAACAATTTATCTCATACCTTTTAATGAAAATTATCACAAGGTAGCAGAGCAACTTAGTACCTTACACAACGTGCAAATTTTCCCCGATTTAGAATTTATTGATAAATTTACCCAACGCATCGGCGAAATTTTTGATCGAGATTTCCTCGCCTTACCCAACAAAATGCGTAAACTAGTGGCGTGGTTTGGTCCTTTAGATGAGTTTATTTATATTGATACAGATATTGTAGTTTTTGAAAAAATTGCTGACAATTTAGACAAACTTGCAGAAGTCGATTTCTTCTGTTGTGATTATCATCACGCCAATGACAAGCTGCGAAATATTTTTTCGCCATTAGTCAAAGAACAACAAATTTTTTCAGATACCCAACTTGAAGATGTTTTCAACAGCGGTTTTTGGGCTGCCAAAAAAGGAACAATTACCGAAGAACAAATGGATGAAACCTTGCGCGAATGTGCAACGCATCGGGAATATTTTGATTTTTCCGAAGGAGTTACAGACCAACCAATTTTAAATTATTTAGTTCTCAAACTGATTGCCAAACGTGGTAATCTCGTCAAAATTCCTGGAGGAGGGCCTGGTAGTTGGGCGGGTTCACGAAATTTCCAACAGCAAGACTACGCGCTCTATGACCAGGGACAACGACTAAAATATCTACATTGGGCTGGCATACGGATTAAAACTGGTAGCCCCTATTGGGAATTGTGGGAACACTATCGCTATCTTCACGAGGGGAAATTTGCCTTTATTCCCAAATTAACTCGCCGTTTATTTCCCTTTGTCGCTACTCGCACTTAA
- a CDS encoding glycosyltransferase, whose protein sequence is MIQRLIDTDDRPQMTAQHQRSYRVVLVHPSAGVNWSGGSEIFAIELADRLSTYFDVELLAGDRCSQFYYPAGGIGRTQARQILNNLAIASLLKRFFTHSDIAIEHLTSFLPCAFRLLTHPADLIFPCNDYGGLAMAAFVRTLIGTPIIYTEHTGLLSQGRSLARNLRFRPDHLVVFSETMANFARTLRPDQSTTIIPNGVDTNRFTPEGEHIDLGLNKPLVLCVASLNRHSHKRVELAIKAVALLPKVSLLICGDGIDREYFQSLGEKLLGSDRFAIKIFPSNQMPKVYRSVNAFTLPSINEPCAISYLEAMASGLPIVTTDDEMRRYMVADAGILCDVTDIENYAAAIAKVLSGDWLQKATMNASRFSWDTIAISYRNVILQTILQSGKIHCKNI, encoded by the coding sequence ATGATTCAGCGCTTGATTGATACTGACGATCGCCCCCAGATGACAGCACAACATCAACGATCCTATCGAGTGGTTTTAGTGCATCCGAGTGCGGGAGTTAACTGGAGTGGTGGCTCGGAGATTTTTGCCATAGAACTTGCCGATCGCCTCAGCACTTACTTCGATGTGGAATTATTAGCAGGCGATCGCTGTAGTCAGTTTTACTATCCAGCTGGTGGTATTGGCCGCACACAGGCGCGGCAGATTTTGAATAATTTAGCGATCGCTTCCCTATTGAAACGTTTTTTTACTCATTCTGATATTGCGATCGAACACTTGACAAGCTTTTTACCTTGTGCTTTTCGACTACTCACACACCCTGCTGACCTAATTTTTCCCTGCAACGATTATGGAGGCTTAGCGATGGCAGCCTTCGTCCGTACCCTGATTGGTACACCAATTATTTATACAGAACATACTGGATTGCTGAGTCAAGGGCGATCGCTTGCACGTAATTTGCGATTTCGTCCCGATCATCTCGTAGTTTTTTCGGAAACTATGGCGAATTTTGCCCGAACTTTACGACCCGATCAATCTACCACCATCATTCCTAACGGCGTAGATACCAACCGCTTTACACCAGAAGGAGAACATATAGACTTGGGTTTAAACAAACCTCTAGTTTTGTGCGTAGCTTCTCTCAATCGTCACAGTCACAAGCGTGTTGAACTGGCAATCAAAGCTGTAGCTTTGTTACCAAAAGTCAGTCTTCTGATTTGTGGAGATGGCATAGATCGAGAATACTTTCAATCCTTAGGCGAAAAGTTGTTGGGAAGCGATCGCTTTGCCATCAAAATCTTTCCCAGTAATCAGATGCCCAAAGTTTATCGAAGTGTCAATGCATTCACTTTGCCTTCGATTAATGAACCATGTGCTATTTCTTATTTGGAAGCAATGGCTAGTGGTTTACCAATAGTTACCACAGACGATGAAATGCGTCGCTATATGGTCGCAGATGCTGGAATTTTATGTGATGTCACAGACATAGAAAATTATGCTGCTGCTATTGCCAAAGTCTTGAGTGGAGATTGGCTGCAAAAAGCAACAATGAATGCCTCACGTTTTAGCTGGGATACTATTGCAATATCTTACCGTAATGTCATTTTACAGACAATTCTTCAGTCTGGAAAAATACACTGTAAAAATATCTAA
- a CDS encoding Npun_R2821/Npun_R2822 family protein has protein sequence MNGICTLANDYVFDQLVALLNSIDVILGKETPVCIYPFDDQTQRIAEEIAKRPNVFLFDDQESIKRWDEFMLEASPASMNKHKYRIYGGHRRFCAFDGPFDKFVYLDADTIVMNSLDFVFDRLNQYDCVVYDFQFKYPDKVYNVNSSKLFKVFPEQRISKEIFCSGFYASKKGLFNQEKIAELLSYLRNGEQEILYSTGDQPVLNYMFMRLGIPIYNFAHHLPNNQITGCTVTSLHFEEKERILYDKGNRLTYLHYIGIPPTVNQAVCAGENIEFPYRDLFLYYRYLHEPEKLPVFKHPPKHYNASPPNFLTRTLKKLKLIKQG, from the coding sequence ATGAATGGTATTTGTACTCTTGCTAATGATTATGTTTTCGATCAACTGGTAGCTTTGCTCAATAGTATTGATGTGATACTAGGCAAAGAAACCCCTGTCTGTATCTATCCTTTTGATGACCAAACACAACGCATTGCTGAAGAAATAGCTAAACGTCCCAATGTATTTCTTTTCGACGATCAAGAATCTATCAAGCGCTGGGATGAATTTATGCTAGAGGCTAGTCCTGCTAGTATGAACAAACATAAATATAGAATTTATGGTGGTCATCGAAGATTTTGTGCCTTTGATGGGCCATTTGATAAATTTGTTTATTTGGATGCTGATACTATAGTGATGAATTCACTAGATTTTGTTTTTGATAGATTGAATCAATATGACTGTGTTGTTTACGATTTTCAGTTTAAATACCCAGATAAAGTTTATAACGTCAATTCCTCCAAATTATTTAAAGTTTTTCCTGAACAGCGCATCTCTAAAGAAATATTTTGTTCTGGATTTTATGCTTCTAAAAAAGGTTTATTTAATCAAGAAAAAATAGCAGAATTATTATCTTATTTAAGAAATGGAGAACAGGAAATTCTCTATTCTACAGGAGACCAGCCAGTTCTCAATTATATGTTTATGCGTTTGGGTATACCCATTTACAACTTTGCTCATCATTTACCAAATAATCAGATCACTGGATGTACTGTCACTTCTTTACATTTTGAGGAAAAAGAAAGAATTTTGTATGACAAAGGTAATCGATTAACTTACCTTCATTATATTGGAATTCCTCCTACAGTTAATCAAGCAGTATGCGCTGGAGAAAATATTGAGTTTCCTTATCGAGATTTATTTCTTTATTATCGTTACCTACATGAACCAGAGAAACTTCCCGTATTTAAACATCCTCCCAAACACTATAATGCTTCACCACCAAATTTCCTGACTAGGACTTTGAAAAAACTTAAGTTAATTAAACAAGGATAA
- a CDS encoding EF-hand domain-containing protein, translating to MATEQELQSLFNTLDNDQDGKVSINDLFLSPGLSAIVSSETNTSSPQELLVQYDSDEDGSITFEELKNAVEKANNLT from the coding sequence ATGGCAACCGAGCAAGAGCTTCAATCTCTTTTTAATACCTTAGATAACGATCAAGACGGCAAAGTCTCCATTAATGATCTTTTTTTAAGTCCTGGCTTAAGTGCAATCGTCTCATCAGAAACAAATACCAGTAGCCCCCAGGAGTTACTAGTACAGTATGATTCAGACGAAGACGGTAGTATTACCTTTGAAGAGCTAAAGAACGCAGTTGAGAAAGCAAATAATTTAACCTAG
- a CDS encoding ABC1 kinase family protein, with amino-acid sequence MGQHQPAQLERYNPDAIARYYGYRPWLAWGRLLKIIWSFAGFILSIKLDEWQDKVEQNQVKRAIHLRKLLTGLGPTFIKVGQALSTRPDLIRKNFLEELVKLQDQLPPFDNAIAYQIIETELDRPIHDCFSELSPNPVAAASLGQVYRGRLVTGEEVAVKVQRPNLRPVLTRDLYLMRWAASWLAPWLPLNLGHDLTLIVDEFGTKLFEEIDYINEGRNAEKFASNFHNDPQVKVPGIYWRYTNTHVLTLEWINGFKLTDTQRIREAGLDPETIIQIGVTSGLQQLLEHGFFHADPHPGNLFAMPDGRMAYIDFGMMDQLEETTKETLVDALVHLVNKDYTDLAEDFVKLGFLTPDTNICPIVPALEAVLGNAIGKNVGDFNFKTITDDFSELMYEYPFRVPAKFALIIRSLVTQEGIALSLNRDFKIVEVGYPYIARRLLTGESPALRRRLLNVLFKDGKFQWQRLENLIMIARTDGNFDVVPTAQMGFQYLMSEEGKFLRRQLVLALTEDDRLHTEEVQRLWNLVKDDLKPDRLLNVAIGILTELSREGAAAILPKATFLGSFVGNQSGTKN; translated from the coding sequence GTGGGTCAGCATCAACCTGCTCAGCTAGAACGCTACAATCCAGACGCGATCGCTCGCTACTATGGTTACCGTCCCTGGCTAGCCTGGGGGCGATTGCTGAAAATTATCTGGTCTTTCGCAGGATTTATACTCAGTATAAAGTTGGATGAATGGCAAGATAAAGTTGAGCAGAACCAGGTAAAACGAGCTATCCACCTGCGAAAACTGCTCACAGGTCTGGGGCCTACTTTTATAAAAGTTGGTCAAGCCCTTTCCACCAGACCTGACCTGATACGTAAAAATTTTTTAGAAGAACTGGTGAAGTTGCAAGACCAGTTACCACCATTCGATAATGCGATCGCTTACCAAATTATCGAAACGGAACTAGACCGACCCATTCACGACTGTTTTAGTGAGCTGTCACCCAACCCAGTAGCTGCGGCTAGCTTGGGTCAAGTATACCGTGGTCGTTTGGTCACTGGGGAAGAAGTCGCAGTCAAAGTGCAACGCCCCAACTTACGCCCGGTTCTCACACGCGACTTATATTTGATGCGGTGGGCGGCGAGTTGGCTAGCTCCTTGGTTACCCCTCAATCTGGGTCACGACCTGACTTTAATTGTGGACGAGTTTGGCACCAAGTTATTTGAAGAAATTGACTATATTAATGAAGGCCGCAACGCCGAAAAATTTGCTAGCAACTTCCATAACGACCCGCAGGTAAAAGTCCCAGGGATTTACTGGCGTTATACCAACACCCACGTTTTAACCCTGGAATGGATTAACGGCTTCAAGCTAACAGACACCCAACGCATCCGGGAAGCAGGTTTAGACCCAGAAACCATCATCCAAATTGGCGTTACCTCAGGTTTGCAACAGTTGTTAGAACACGGGTTCTTCCATGCAGACCCCCATCCTGGTAATTTGTTTGCTATGCCCGATGGTCGCATGGCTTACATAGACTTTGGCATGATGGATCAATTGGAGGAAACCACCAAGGAAACACTAGTAGATGCACTAGTGCATTTGGTGAATAAAGACTACACCGATTTAGCCGAAGACTTTGTAAAATTGGGGTTTTTGACTCCAGACACAAATATTTGCCCGATTGTACCCGCATTAGAAGCGGTGTTGGGAAATGCGATCGGTAAAAACGTCGGGGATTTTAACTTCAAAACGATCACCGATGACTTCTCGGAACTGATGTATGAATATCCTTTTCGAGTTCCGGCGAAGTTTGCTTTAATTATTCGTTCCCTGGTGACTCAAGAAGGTATTGCTCTCTCGCTCAACCGGGATTTCAAAATCGTCGAGGTGGGTTATCCATATATAGCACGGCGATTGCTGACGGGAGAATCGCCTGCATTGCGGCGACGACTATTGAATGTGCTATTTAAAGATGGTAAATTCCAGTGGCAGCGGTTAGAAAACTTAATTATGATCGCTCGTACTGATGGCAACTTTGATGTCGTACCCACAGCCCAAATGGGATTCCAATATTTGATGTCCGAAGAAGGCAAATTTCTCCGGCGACAGCTAGTGCTTGCTCTCACCGAAGATGACCGCCTGCACACCGAAGAAGTCCAACGCCTGTGGAACCTGGTTAAAGATGACTTAAAACCAGATCGTTTATTAAATGTGGCGATCGGTATTTTAACAGAATTATCCAGAGAAGGCGCGGCTGCCATCTTACCAAAAGCTACATTCCTTGGATCTTTTGTTGGAAACCAATCAGGAACTAAAAACTAA
- a CDS encoding Npun_R2821/Npun_R2822 family protein, with the protein MIDGIYTLANDVVYDQLVALLNSIEANAGRKIPVCVIPYNEQLDKVKAEIAARDNVTLFEDYASIARWEEFGTRIWKAHPRALKLWREYGLSENFRIERHRKLCCLDGPFDKFIFFDGDTLLMKPLDDVYQKLDQYDWVTNDFQYKSDLKYIFDWTEDKLQEIFHQENISDRIFCSGWFASKKKIFDATTLANILENLEAGEADALAWADSDQTVLNYLVLKSGISYYNYANYDGGTGCHWASKFNVVDNILYAEETPITYLHYMSVSSSNFTRLCAGEDVDIPYRDVFLYYRYLKSPEKRPQTFTRPSQLTLLQKSTTSFIQQKINNFKLNYRNFKDRITK; encoded by the coding sequence ATGATTGATGGTATTTATACCCTAGCCAATGATGTCGTTTACGATCAACTAGTTGCTTTGCTCAACAGTATAGAAGCTAATGCAGGTAGAAAAATTCCTGTTTGTGTAATTCCATATAATGAGCAGCTAGACAAAGTAAAGGCAGAGATAGCAGCTAGAGATAATGTCACTTTATTTGAAGATTATGCTTCAATAGCTCGCTGGGAAGAATTTGGTACTCGTATCTGGAAAGCTCATCCAAGAGCATTAAAACTCTGGAGAGAATATGGCTTATCAGAGAATTTTCGTATAGAAAGACATAGAAAACTTTGTTGTTTAGATGGCCCATTTGACAAGTTTATCTTCTTTGATGGAGACACCCTGTTGATGAAACCACTAGATGATGTTTATCAGAAGTTAGATCAATATGATTGGGTTACGAATGACTTTCAATATAAATCAGATTTGAAGTACATTTTTGATTGGACAGAAGACAAACTCCAAGAAATTTTTCATCAAGAAAATATTAGCGATCGCATTTTTTGTTCTGGTTGGTTTGCTTCTAAAAAGAAGATTTTTGATGCTACTACTTTAGCAAATATCTTAGAAAATTTAGAAGCAGGTGAAGCTGATGCACTCGCATGGGCAGATTCCGACCAAACAGTTCTTAATTATTTAGTTTTAAAAAGTGGAATTTCTTACTATAACTACGCCAATTATGACGGCGGTACGGGTTGTCATTGGGCTTCTAAATTTAATGTTGTAGATAATATCCTTTACGCTGAGGAAACACCCATAACATATCTTCACTATATGAGTGTATCTTCGTCAAATTTTACGCGGCTTTGTGCAGGTGAAGATGTTGATATTCCTTACCGCGACGTTTTCTTATACTATCGCTATTTAAAATCACCTGAAAAACGCCCTCAAACCTTTACGCGCCCAAGTCAATTAACACTTCTGCAAAAATCTACTACCAGTTTTATCCAGCAAAAAATCAACAATTTTAAGCTAAACTACCGCAATTTCAAAGATAGAATTACTAAATAA
- a CDS encoding lipopolysaccharide biosynthesis protein — MSVSRRIAFAVSVSWLSRVSIICSGLVLTPTLFRFMGKEELGLWYLLGNSQSFLWLLSLGITPTLTRHIALAKGKSGFDPEVELTDETQQHIGDLVVTGRLILQWLAVAVFFIAWILGYVLISQIQLHEVSQEQVIWAWTLMCAGYAIAVWLSYFDCLLAGMGYVGWDGLIAVLTYFLIILSNMIAVMLGGGLLALATISVVAGLIQRVIFITVIRWRFPNLLLFQGNWNIQYAKALFKPSLYWWLTDLGAFLILRTDTYFIAIFKGSQNIPSYQATYNLIANISQAAIAFAGSSAVFISQAWQAGNLADIHRMTLRNARIGLSIVAAGVAFLIVAGGDFIKLWLGKGNFVGLDVLLIFCIILTLETQHVILITSSRATEDEKYAPWSLTSGVLNLVFTWVLIKPLGLLGVAIATMLAQMLTNNWYAVYRPMVRLRLNFGVYLRQVVGLWASVLVCCLGLSWLAKKSLFLLGITSEWAVIITTAVICGAVLSTSLWTSVLEDHHRRSIQGKLKAWLRLSEF; from the coding sequence ATGTCAGTTTCTCGACGAATTGCTTTTGCAGTGAGTGTTTCTTGGCTAAGTCGAGTGTCAATAATTTGTTCAGGCTTAGTTTTGACTCCAACTCTCTTCCGATTTATGGGAAAAGAGGAACTAGGACTATGGTATTTATTAGGTAATAGCCAATCTTTTTTATGGTTGTTGTCTTTGGGAATTACGCCAACATTGACGCGGCATATAGCTTTGGCAAAAGGAAAAAGCGGCTTCGATCCAGAAGTAGAATTAACAGATGAGACTCAGCAACATATTGGAGATTTAGTAGTCACAGGTCGGTTAATTTTGCAATGGTTGGCAGTAGCTGTTTTCTTCATAGCGTGGATTTTGGGTTACGTTTTAATCAGTCAAATTCAGTTACATGAAGTGTCTCAAGAGCAAGTAATTTGGGCTTGGACATTAATGTGTGCTGGTTACGCGATCGCAGTTTGGTTATCTTACTTTGACTGCCTACTGGCGGGCATGGGATATGTTGGTTGGGATGGTCTGATTGCAGTATTAACCTATTTTTTAATTATCCTGAGTAACATGATTGCAGTCATGTTAGGGGGTGGATTATTAGCATTGGCAACAATTTCTGTAGTTGCTGGTTTAATCCAGCGGGTGATATTTATCACTGTTATTCGTTGGCGTTTTCCTAATTTATTGCTTTTTCAGGGTAATTGGAATATTCAATATGCCAAGGCACTATTTAAGCCCTCATTATATTGGTGGTTAACTGATTTGGGAGCATTTTTAATTTTACGCACCGATACTTATTTTATTGCGATATTTAAGGGTTCTCAAAATATTCCCAGTTATCAAGCTACTTATAATTTGATAGCTAATATTTCTCAAGCTGCTATTGCTTTTGCAGGTTCTTCAGCAGTTTTTATTAGTCAGGCATGGCAAGCCGGAAATTTAGCAGATATTCACCGAATGACTTTACGTAATGCACGCATAGGATTGTCAATTGTGGCTGCGGGAGTTGCATTTTTGATTGTGGCAGGTGGAGATTTTATCAAATTGTGGTTGGGTAAGGGTAACTTTGTTGGTCTTGATGTCTTGTTGATTTTTTGTATTATCCTGACCCTAGAAACGCAACATGTGATTCTGATAACAAGTTCACGAGCCACAGAAGATGAAAAGTATGCACCTTGGTCTTTAACTTCAGGTGTTCTGAATTTAGTATTTACCTGGGTTTTGATTAAACCTTTGGGGTTGCTTGGGGTAGCAATAGCAACAATGTTGGCACAGATGCTGACGAACAATTGGTATGCAGTCTATAGACCAATGGTGCGTTTGCGTCTCAACTTTGGCGTCTATTTACGTCAGGTAGTCGGTTTATGGGCTAGTGTCCTGGTATGCTGTTTGGGCTTGTCTTGGTTGGCGAAGAAAAGTCTGTTTCTGTTAGGAATAACTTCAGAATGGGCTGTAATTATAACTACCGCAGTAATTTGTGGAGCTGTTTTATCAACTTCACTGTGGACAAGTGTTTTAGAAGACCATCATCGTAGAAGTATTCAGGGAAAGCTAAAAGCTTGGCTGAGGCTGTCTGAATTTTAA
- a CDS encoding glycosyltransferase family 10 domain-containing protein, producing the protein MTMKTVGMISSYRGLETRADWLWQQTPHQFGIWGNIQMQALAAKPDFLLMYQFDFPQPAPQQSWFDRFRKRQQKSAVNLDSLLRGVNKERIIYLLREPPLDEVLEINNHNYQQAQKYCGYISGPDDFAPIPDYMPAIWYHSNTFQDLNEMPPPQKVAPCSWITSGINRTANHRQRLDFLQSLQSSGIKFDLYGRNLPEWAKKSGELGNKWYGMAPYYYNLAIENYADNNWYVSEKLWDSLLAWCLPIYYGGPAADKLLPPGSFLRLPSLDEKGIAYIQEVTATPDFWYQAKDAIAEARQIILHKLNLLNWLSDFVVQHS; encoded by the coding sequence ATGACGATGAAAACAGTAGGAATGATTAGCAGCTATCGAGGTTTAGAAACTAGAGCCGATTGGCTTTGGCAGCAAACCCCCCATCAATTTGGAATTTGGGGCAATATACAAATGCAAGCCCTAGCAGCAAAACCAGATTTTTTGCTAATGTATCAATTTGATTTTCCCCAACCAGCGCCGCAACAATCATGGTTTGATCGCTTCCGCAAACGCCAGCAAAAATCAGCCGTTAATCTTGATTCTCTCCTGCGTGGTGTCAACAAAGAACGGATTATTTATCTACTAAGAGAACCGCCCTTAGATGAAGTTTTAGAAATCAATAATCATAATTATCAACAAGCCCAAAAATATTGCGGTTACATTTCTGGTCCTGATGATTTTGCCCCTATTCCTGACTATATGCCCGCTATTTGGTATCATTCAAATACATTTCAAGATTTAAATGAAATGCCACCTCCCCAAAAAGTTGCCCCATGTAGTTGGATTACTTCAGGAATTAACCGCACAGCCAACCATCGCCAGCGTTTAGACTTTTTGCAATCTCTACAATCGAGTGGTATTAAGTTTGATTTGTATGGGCGCAATTTACCAGAATGGGCGAAAAAATCAGGAGAATTGGGTAATAAATGGTATGGCATGGCACCATACTATTACAATTTAGCAATTGAAAACTATGCTGATAATAATTGGTATGTAAGTGAAAAACTTTGGGATAGTTTACTGGCTTGGTGCCTGCCAATTTATTATGGTGGCCCGGCTGCTGATAAATTATTACCACCGGGTAGTTTTTTAAGATTGCCCAGTTTAGATGAAAAAGGCATTGCTTATATCCAAGAAGTGACAGCAACGCCTGACTTTTGGTATCAGGCAAAAGATGCGATCGCCGAAGCACGTCAAATCATTTTACACAAATTAAATCTGCTTAATTGGTTGTCAGACTTTGTTGTTCAACACTCATAA